The Polyangium aurulentum genomic interval GTTTCGGAACTTGACAGTTTCGGAACTGATGAGTATCGATACGCGTCGAGGGTGAGGTGACTGGATGACTCGAAACGATGACGAGTCCGTCGAGGTGGAGCCTGCACAGCCAGGGCGCAAGCGAGACCCCTCGCGAGACGCCAAGATCCTCGACGCCACGCTCGAGGTCCTCGCCGAGGTGGGCGCGGCAGGCTTGACCATGGACCTGGTGGCCGCGCGGGCCGGGGCCGGGAAGGCGACCATCTATCGTCGCTGGACCTCGAAGACGGAATTGGTCATCGACGCCGTCGCGCACATGAAGCGCAATCAGGTCGATCTCGAGCATCTGCCCGACACGGGCACGCTCCGCGGAGACCTCCTCGGCTTGTTCAAGCCGCAGTCGCTCGAAGAAAGCGAGCGCAGGCTCGAGATCATGACTGGGCTCGCCTCGCTGCTCTCGCAAGAGCAGGCGCTCGCCGAGGCAGCAAACGCCGCAGTGGTCCAACCGTGGGCCGAAGCGCATTTCGCGCTGATGCAGCGAGCTGCCGCGCGGGGCGAGATCTCGGCGTCCGCCGACATCGGCACGCTGTCCCAGGTCATCCCGTCGATGGCCGCCTACCGCACGCTGGTCCAGCGCAAGCCGTTCGACTTGGCCTTTCTCGTGTCGATGGTCGACGGAGTCATCATGCCGGCCCTCCGGAATCAGCCCTCCGACGTGAAATCCCCGTCGCCCCGACGGGCCGCGAGCGTGCGGACACGCTCGAAACCCTGAACATGCATAGGAGAAAGTCATGACCGTGAGCGTCACCAACCACCTCAATTTCCGTGGCGATGCCCGAGCCGCGCTGGAGTTCTACCATTCCGTGTTCGGCGGTGACATCACCATCGTCACCTACAAGGATGCCCAAAACGTCCAGGCTCCGTCGGAGGCCGATCAGGTGATGTGGGGCCAGGTCGTCGCCAAGAACGGCTTCCGCGTGATGGCTTATGACGTGCCCTCCCGGATGCCATGGGAGCAGGGCAAGAACGCGTTCTTCGTCTCGGTCCGCGGCGACTCGGCCGCCGAAATCGCCGCGCTCTGGGAGAAGCTCTCCGCTGGCGCGACCATCGCACAGCCCCTGGCGCCGTCTGGATGGACGCCCCTGTACGGTATGCTCGAGGATCGCTTCGGCATCACGTGGGTCGTGGATGTCGCGACGGAGTACAAGCCGTCCTGAGCCGGAGGAGACGACGATGACCCAGTCCTTTGGGGCGACGTCGACCACGGACGAAGTGCTCGAGGGCCGTGATCTCGGCGGCAAACGCATCCTGGTCACCGGCGTGTCGGCCGGCCTCGGCGTCGAGACGGCGCGCGCGCTCGTCGCCCACGGCGCCCACGTCGTGGGCACCGCGCGTAACCTCGAGAAAGCGGAATCCGCGACCCGCGGGGTGCGCGCGGCAAGTGCCGGATCCGGACGGCTCGAGTTGATGGAGCTGGACCTCGCTTCGCTGGCCAGCGTGCGCCGCTGCGCCGACGACTTGCGGAGGCAAGGGAAGCCGTTCGACGTCCTCATCGCCAACGCCGGTGTGATGGCGTGCCCGTTCGGCCTGACCGAAGACGGGTTCGAGCTGCAATTCGGCACGAACCATCTCGGGCATTTCGTGCTCGTCAACCGGATCGCGTCCTTGCTTCGGGCGGGCTCGAGGGTGGTGTCTCTTTCGTCCTCGGGACATCGCTACGCGGACGTCTACCTGGACGATCCTCATTTCGAGCGCACGCATTACGAGCCGTTCGTCGCCTACGGGCGTTCCAAGACCGCGAACGTCCTGTTCGCGGTGGAGCTCGATCGACGCCTCCGCGAGCGCGGGGCGCGCGCCACCGCCGTGCATCCGGGCGTCATCGAGACCGAGCTCGGGCGTCACCTCCCCGACGACGCCCTATCGACCTTCGTCGCGCAAACCAATGCGGTGCTCGCTGCTCGAGGGGAACGGCCATTCGCTCTCAAGACGATTCCCCAAGGCGCGGCGACCTCGGTCTGGGCTGGAGTGGTGGCCGAGGCGGACGAGGTTGGAGGCCGCTACTGCGAAAACTGCCACGTCACCGCGAGGGTGACCCTCGACCCGATCGATCCCATCAGCGAAGGGGTCCGGCCCTATGCGCTCGATCTGGATCGGGCAGCAGCGCTCTGGTCGAAGAGCGAAGCATTGGTCCGCGAGCGCTTCTGAAACCGGGTGATGCGCAATCGACCTCCAGCTCCGCCCGCCGGATGGCGCGGCGGAAGACTTGCGAAATTCCACCAGAAAATCGCGGTTCTGGGCTAGCCTCGCGCCTCGAGTGAGGTCCACGCACGAGCTCGCCGTCCGACGCTCTCGCCCCCACCGCAGTGCAGCCCTGGAGCCTCGCGCATCGAATCGGCTTCCGTTTCGCCTTCGCCTACTTCGTCATTCGCCTCCTCCCGTTCCCGTTCCCGATTGACGTCATCCCCGGCACCTCCTGGCCCAGCGAGTTTTACAGCGATGCGTGGGAGGCCATCGTCCCCGCGGTCCGCAATTTGGATGCCGCTTGCTGCCCGGTCGTCCACCATTGCACCGCACCCGCCGGACGCACTCGACCCTGCGGGATGCATCTCCCGTCGTTCACGTGTCTCGCCTCGAACGGCGCGTGCGCGCTTGCTAGCTACTTGGGCGCTCCTCCATCGGGCAAGGGCTCGGCCGGGCGCGAGCAAGGCGAGGTCGCGACGACAGCGCGCCATCGTGGCCCTTCACCAAGGTGCATTCGCCCCTCGCGAAACGCGGGCGTGGCGCGCAGCGCCGCCGTGATGGCCTCGGTGTCCTTGGACGGCCCGCCCTTCGGCGGCTTCGGGACCTCCACGCAGCCCCACAAGGGCTCGAGATCATCGACGGGCTGGAGGGCGCGCAGCGCAGCCGAAAGCCACGTGAGCCCGGCCCCGGGCTCCGCGACGATCGGCTCGAGCGAGATGGGTACGTCGCGCACTGCCACCTCCGCCCCGATATCCTTCGCAATGGCCTGACCCAGCAGCATCGTGCCCGCCTCGCCGAGCGCGGAGCCCGCGTGCACGAGCTCGAGCGTGAGCGGCCCGCTTTCCGGGAACACGATGCGCCAGCGAAGCAGCGGCCCGGCAGGTGTAGGCCATGCGCGCGCGATCGCGCCCGACAGATCGTCGCGGACGCGCCCGACGTCCAGCCCCGGCGCGGGCGCGGCGACGGCGACTTCCTTGGCGTCGAGCGCCATGGCCACCGCCTCGAGCGCGGTGGCGTCCGGCACCGCAATGACGTCCACCGTCGGGACCACGCCCGTCGCGTCGGCGATCTTGTCTGCGAGCTCGCGCTCGAGCTTCGCCGCGTCCTCGGCGCGCCCCAGCGTGACGAGCCGGACGATGACCGTGTGGTGCTCGAGGGTCACGCTCGATCGCACCGCCGCCTGGGGCAGCGAGGCGAACATCTTCTGGATCGCGGCGCGGGAGCGCACCTCCCAGGTGACCTCGATGAGCGCGCGGCGCAGCGGCGCGTATACCGCCGCGACCAGCAAGAGAGGCATCAAGACGCGCAGCGCCGGCCCGTACTTCGAGATGAAGACCGATTGCAGGGCGCGGGCCACCTTGCGAATGGCGGTGTCGTCGTCGGGGTGCGCGAGCTCGGCGCGCTCGAGCGCGCCGATGCCCACCAAGCCATAGCCGACGAGCAAGAAGCAGAGCACAGCGACGAGGAGGATCGCGCAGAAATTCGCGGTGAACAGGAGCGCCGCGCCGCCCGCGATGCGGCTCGTCGTGGTGCCGATGCCGTAGCCCACGACGCAGAGCGGAGGCACGAGCGAGATGCCGATGGCCGTGCCCGCCGCAGTGGAGATCTTGTCCGAGCCCGCGCGAACCGTGGTGTACGCGGCGGCGATGGCGCAGAAGATTGCGATCAGCAAATCGAGCGCGGTGGGAGCGGTGCGGGCCGCGATCTCGGGCGTCTCCTCGGTGAACGGCATCGCGAGCGTCAGCGCCGTCGCGCACGCGATGACGACGGCAATGCTGACGGCGGTGCGCGCGAAGGAGCGCATCACGAGCAGCGGCGAGCCGGTCGCGAGCCCCATGCCGAGCTCGACGATGGGGCTCATGAGCGGCGAAATGAGCATTGCGCCGATGACCGCCGCGGTGCTGCCGAGGATGAGGCCGAGGGTCGCGATCCCCATTGCGAGCAAGAGCTGCAGCCAGTAGCCAGCAGCCTCTCTGCCTCGGTGCAGCATCGCCGCAACGGTCTGCTCGCGATCGGCAGGCTCGATGCCGAACGCCGCGGCGATGCGGTCCTGCACGCCTGCGATGAGATCACGGATGGGCTGCTCGCTCGATGCTGCCATTCTCTGTCAGCGCTCCGTGGATGCCTCTGCCTCATCGATGAAGATGGATGCGCCACCTGGCGCGAGAGCGCCGCCCCCTGAGCGCACGCCCGCACGGGCGAGCGCGAACAGGGGCATGATGCCGTAGGCGACCCATGAGTGCAGGGCGGCCTCGCAGCGCGCAAACGCGAAGAAGGTGCCAGGCGGAGGAGGGGGCGTGGGCGAAGTCATCGAGGCGTCGGATGCGCGTGGAAGATGGCGCCCGGATCGTTGCACGTCAAACGAAACCGACGGCGCGCCTCGGCATCGTGCTCGCGACACCGATCGCAGCTGCCAATCCTGACGAATTTTCCTGGTGCCTCCGAGGGGAGATGCTCACCGGGAGAACGCAGTGAATTCGACCGTGGGCTCCACGGCCGGACCGTTCAGCAAGGGGCTCGCCGCTCCCTCGAGGTGGGTATCGAAGAACGCCAGCGTGTAATCGTTCACGACGCGGTGGGCGCGGCGGGGCGGCATGGATCCGGGCATCACCGTGAGGATCAGCGACGCGTCCGAGAGCTCCATGTGCCCGGCGCTCTGCATCTCCAAGCGATATCGCGGTCCGGACGGCTCCGATATCGATCGCTTCCAGCGCTGCTCCATATCGGCAACGAAGCCATCGAAGTCTGCCCGCGTCATGCCCATCCGCTGGAGCTGACGGTCCGTGGCCTTCAATTTTTCCCCCGTCACGAGCATGAAGGGCTGGGAAGGCTTCGCATCCGCGGAGACGCCGAAGAGCGCGCCGTCGAGGTTCAGGCCTGCCCGGAAGCGTGGATCGGCGGCCAGCGCGGCCAGCGCTGCGGCGCCTCCCATCGAATGACCGAAATGACCGACGCGCGTGAGATCGAGGCGCCCTGCGAAGCGGGGATCTTCGTCCTTCAAGGCCGCGAGTCGATCGAGGACGAAGCGCGCATCCTCGACCCATACCGGGAGCCGCTGGCTGATGTACTTGTCCATGTCCTTCTGGCTGCCCATGTGCTCCCAGGCATCGAAGGTGACGGACGTCCCATCGCGGAACAGGGTGAAAGCTGCGTCGTACGTGTGGTTGATCCCCACCACGACGTACCCGTGGCTCGCCAGCTCCTCGGCCTGGAACTGACTCAGATCCGAATGCATCCGCAGTCCGTGCGAGAAGAGCAGGACGGGAAAAGGCGCGTCGCTTGGCGCGAGCGGGGCCCCCGGGACGCTGTGCGTGGACACGAGCGCGAGGTGCCCGAGGACAAACCCGGGCAAACGCAGCCCGCCCGCGATGCCGGCAGCCACGCGCGGATCGAGGTAACGCGCGGGCTCGGCTCCGGGCGGGGGCGTCGCCGGATACCAGAGTTTTACCACGAGCGCGCGGCGGGCGCTCGGGTCCGTCGAGCGCACCTCCGGGCGGGATGAATCGGTCCATTCGAACGTCGAGACGCCCACCGCGTGGGGGCCGGTGGGGGATTCGAGGGAGAAGACGGGGAGCACGAATGCGAGCGCAGCGGACGAAGCCAGGATCAGAAGACCCAAGGTGATCGCCAGGAGACGCGGCCACCGCTTACGTTTTCTCGCGTCCTCCGCGGGGCGGCGGAACGAAAGGAGCGCGGCGACCGCGACGAGGACGAGCAGAGCCTGGGCCGGGACGATCTGCCACCGTGCTCCCTCGAGCGCGGCCTGGAGGAGGGCGATCAGCGCTCCCAGGGCGCAGAGGCCGAGGGTCGGTCGAGGACGCTTCTGGCCCAGTGACAAGGTCGAAAGCAGCGTCGCCGCGACGACGGCGAGCAGGATGGACTCGAGGAGGCGCATAGAGCAGAGGCGGGCGCTCAGCCTCTCACCACGGTGACGACGGTGAACGCGACGTAAAGGCCGACCGCGAGCGCGCCTTCCAGGCGCGAGAGGGTCCGTTCGCTCCGGATGTACGCCGCCCCGAGGGCCGTCATCACGAGGAGAGCCGCGAGATCCAACCCGAGCGTCGGCAGCGGCGCATGCACCGGGCCCGCCAGCGCGGCCGCGCCCAGGCAGAGGAATACGTTGAAGATGTTGGAGCCCACGACATTGCCGATGGCGATGTCCGCGTGCCCGCGCCGAGCGGCGATCGCGCCCGTCACGAGCTCCGGCAGCGAGGTCCCAACCGCGACGACGGTGAGACCGACGAGCCGATCGCTCATTCCGAGCACATGCGCCACCAGGACCGCGCCGTCGACGAAGAGGTCGCCGCCGACGAGCAGGATCAACAATCCGAAGCCGGCCGTCACCGCGGCGCGCAAGGCGCCCCCGGGCTTGGGGGCGCCCGCCGCATCGGCAGCCGCCTCGGCGGCGATCGCATCCGCCCTGGCCTCTGCGAGCACCGAAGCGGTGCGCGCGGCGTGGATCATCCAGCCGGTGTAGGCGATGGCAACGAGGAGCAGCCCTGCCGCTTCCCAGCGGCGCACGGCGCCGTCGAGCAACAACACCGGAACGAGCAACGTGCTCACGACGAGCATGGGTAGCTCGCGCCTTCGCAACGCCCCGTCCACCCGCGCTGGCTTGATCAGCGCCGCGACGCCGAGAATCAAGCCGATGTTCACGATGTTCGAACCTATGACGTTCCCGAGCGCCACCTCGCCGTGCCCTCCACGGGCCGCCTGCACCCCCACGATGACCTCGGGCGACGACGTTCCGTATGCGACGACGGTGAGGCCAACGAGGATCTGCGGCACACGCAAGGCAAGGGCCAGAGCGGACGCGCCACCGACGAACCACTCTGCGCCGAAGTACAGGAGCACCCCGCCCCCGAGGAGCTGAATCCACGGGCTCGTCATGGCTCACGCCTCCGTCGAGCTCTCCGCCTCGTCGGCGGTCTGCGCCGAGCCTGCCGTCCTCACCGGCGTGAGGAGCAGCCGACCGAGGACGAGGCCGCCGATCGCCGCACAGCCGCTCGCCGCCAGCACACCGAGCTTCGCCGCAGCGAGCAGCGAGGCGTCCGAGAAGCCGAGCTGCGCGATGAACAGCGCCATCGTGAACCCCACACCAGCGACGACACCCAGCACGACCAGGTGCCGCAGGCCCATGCCCAGCGGGAGCGTCCCCAGCCGCAGGCGCAGCGCGATCCAGCTCGCGAGGAGCACGCCGATCGGCTTGCCCACCACGAGGCCCACGGCCACGGCGGTCAGGACACGCCACGAGGTGGGATCGAGCGAGCCCCCCGATATCCGGACCCCCGCATTGGCGAGCGCGAACACGGGCATGATGCCGAAGGCCACCCACGGATGCAGGGTCTCGATGAGGCTCTCGGCGGGCGACATGGCTTCACGGCGCGCGACGTCCACGTGACGCAAGGTCTCCGCGAGCTCGTGGGAGGACAGCGTATCCGTCGAGGTCTTCGCGAGGTGCTCGAGCTTCTCGCGAACCCCGACGACGAACCCGTCCGGCCCGAGCCACGCGCGCACCGGCGTCACGAGCCCGACGAGCACACCGGCGATCGTGGGGTGAACGCCGGCCACGTAAATGCCGGCCCACGCGACGATGGACGGCGGGACATACGCCAGCTTGGTGCGCACGCCGAACCGCTGCATCGCGAGCACCCCGCCGAAGCCTGCTGCGGCGACGAGCAGCCCCGAGGACGAGACCCCCGACGAGTAGAACAGCGCGATGACCACGATGGCCCCGAGGTCGTCGATGACAGCGAGCGCGAGCAGGAGCACGCGCAGCGCTGCAGGGACGCGCTTGCCGAGCAGCGTGAGGATGCCGACGGCGAAGGCGATGTCGGTCGCCATCGGGACCCCCCACCCCGACCGGGTCGCGGGGGCGCCGGCAAAGATCAGGTAGAGCCCCGCCGGAGCGAGCATGCCGCCCAGCGCAGCCGCGGCGGGGAGCGCCGCTCGTCGCCACTCGGAGAGCTCGCCATGGTGAATTTCGCGTCGGATCTCCATCCCCACGACGAAGAAGAAGATCACCATCAGGCCGTCGTTGACGACCCACTCGAGCGGGCGCTCGAAGGTGAACGCGCCGACGCGAACCCCGAGAGGGGTGTGCCAGAGGTGGACGTAGCTCTCGGCCCAGGGAGAGTTTGCCCAGACGAGCGCGACGGCCGCCGCGACGAGGAGCAAGATGCCGCTCGCGGCCTCGATCCCGAGGAAGCGCTCGAGAGGACGACGCGCGAGCCGCGTGAAGCGCAAGAGCGGCTCCCAGGCCTCGGGAGGCGACACAGGCAGGGGGCTTCGCCCCAGTGAGCTCTCCGTCGACATGCTCCATCCCTCGCCGGCTCGATCGCCGGCTGGGATGGCGGCCCGACCATCCTCTGTCCTGCAGCGCCCGTCGCTGCACCCTTCGTGCGAGTGCAAATTCGCACGCCTTCGCCTGTCCGTCGAGGGACGATCGAAGGACGGAGACCGATTCCCGCGTTGCTGGAGGGCTCCGGGGCGCGCTCGTGGCCGACCCAAAGGAGGAGCTCCGGCGGCGACGTCTGCCCTTGGCTCGTGAGCTTCGGCCCGTCGGAGGCATCCTTCCGCACGGAGCGCTCGTGGCTCGCGAATACGGCTCGACTTGCGCTTCGGCAGTCGTGAGCGCCGCCGAACGAAGGCATCATCCGGCCTCTTGCAACGGCCGCAGGAAACGATTCGTCGCCATCATGCGAATGTCCTTCCGCGAGTTGATCGAAGGCGAATGAGAGATTTCTCCGGCGCCGAAACGAAGTCGGAGTTTTGACGAAGAAAAACCCCGGCCAGATAGAGGTGCGCTCCGAACTCCATCCTCCTGTTCGGCCCCCTTGCGCTCCTGCGGGCGCTGCTCGTGCTCATTGGCGAGAAGGTGCCAGGCGAAACGTTCGATGCGTGCACCGCTTCGCCCAGCCGCGCTCGAGCGCTGGTACTATGGTGAGATCGAGCCGCCGCGCGAGCACCTCGAAGAGTGCGGAGGGGCGCACGGGTTTGGGAAGAAATTCGTCGAAGCCGGCGTCCCTGCGCGCCTTGATCCCGGCGAGACGCGATCGCGCATTCCGTGAAGGGCGCAGCAGAGATTGACCGGCGTGAGCGGCAGTGGTCTGCTCCCGCCATGGGCTCCTATGATCTGGAAGGCGTGCCGAGGCCGCGCGCACCGTGGGCCTCCTGGTCGCGCCGCACGCGGCTCCTGGCCTGCGCCGGGCTCGCGAGCGCCGGGCTCGCGGGCGCGCTCGGGGCGCGGGTTCTGCTCGCGGAGCCCGCGCGCATGGCACTACATCGGGGCGCGTCAGCGTGGATGGCTGCGCGGGAGGCAAGGGCCCAGAAGGCCGAGGACGGCGCGCTCGATAGGTACGGAGCTGATCCGCGCCAGGCATTGCAGTTCTTGCTCCTCTCGGACGACCTCTCCTTCCGGCCGGGCTGGGAGAAGATGGTCCGCACTCTCGCGCGCAGGCTCAAGGACAGGCCCATCGAGCCCGAGGTGATCGATATTGGCCAGCACGTCGAGGCCGTCGCCTTCAGCGGCGATGGTCGACACGCGGCGTATGTCCGAGGGGAGAAAACGGTCGTCATCGTGGATCTCGACCATCCCGACGAACCGCGCTCGTTCAATCGCGAGGGCCGCGTGCACTCCGTGGCCATGAGCGCCGATGGCGAGTATGTCTATACCGTGTCGGGGGACGGGGACGTCGTCGTGCAGAGCGAGAGCGGGGCGAAGGCGCGCAGGAGGTTGCACATCCCTGGCGCATCGTCGCCCCCCGTGGTCTTCAGCGCGGATGGCCGGCGCGTCGCCTTCGGTGACAGCAAGCCTTCGCACTCCGAGCGAGAGCACTTCGTGCGCGTCTGGGACGTGGAGGGCGGACGCGAGATTGCGGTGCTCCGGGGCCACGAGGACTCGATCCGCGCAATTGCGTGGAGCCCCGACGGCCAGCGCCTCGCGACGGCGTCGGCCGATCGGACGGCGCGGATCTGGCCCCTCGACGGCGGTAATCCCGTGGTGCTCCGCGGGCATGCTCAGGCGGTGAGCGGGGTCGCGTGGAGCCCCGACGGCCAGCGCCTCGTGACGGGCGCGATGGATTCGACGGTGCAGATCTTCCGCGCGAGCGGAGAACGTGAGCGGATGCTCGAGGGTCATAGGCGAAGGATCGCCCACGTCGCGTGGAGCCCCGCTGGAGGTCGCATTGCCACCTCGTCCTGGGACGGGACGCTGCGGATCTGGGATGTGCGAGGAGGCGGCGAGCCCTTCATCTTGGAGACCGACCTGGACACGCTCGCCATGCACTGCAGCCCCGACGGCGCGCGGCTCTTTTTATCGAGCCGCAGCACGACGGACGCGCGTATCGAGGTATACACGATCCCGCCGCACTTGCTCCGGGAGCGGCTGCGCGCCCGCGTCGGCTGCTTGCCCGTCGATATGCGCAAGAAGCACCTCGAAGAGAGCGAGGACGAGGCGCGCCGTGCGCACGAGGCGTGCGTGCGGGAGCATCCATAGGCGCGAATGCTGGGTGCCGCCATGAGCGCCCCTGGCGTCCTGGGCAGATGGGATGGGATGCGCGGAAAAAACCGCGCAGGCTTCACGCGAGGGCCTCGTGTGGTAATATCGGCTCGTCCGTGGGTTCGCGGACCAGCACGACGGAGGCTCGTTGCACGCTCCCTTCGACGTCCGCGATAACACGCCTGCCGATCGGATTCTCGGCGGCCTCTTGCTCGTCACCGCAGCGGCGCTGGCATTCCCGCATCGCCCCGCGACGTGGCCGCTCGTGCTCGCGGTGCACCTCCTCCTGGCGATGCTCCTGCTCGCCCGGCCCGTCCGTGAGCGTCTGCTCCGCCCGGTGGCAGCGCGTGCGCCGCTGGCGTTCGAGATCCTCCGGCTGTGGTATCCGCTCCTCCTGATCCCGGCGCTCTATTCCGGATTGCCGCTCTTGAACCGCTCGGTCCATGGTGGCGTGTATTTCGACCAGACCGTGCTCGCCTGGGAACATGCCCTCTTCGGGGGCCAACCCAGCCAGACCTGGGCCCGCGCCGCTCCCTATCTCTGGCTCTCGGAGCCGCTCCACGCGTCGTATCTCGCCTATTTCTTGGTCATCGCCGTGCCGCCTTTGCTTCTCTATCTGAGCGGGCGAATTCGCGCTTTTCAAGAGGTGGTCGTCACCTTCGCGC includes:
- a CDS encoding TetR/AcrR family transcriptional regulator translates to MTRNDDESVEVEPAQPGRKRDPSRDAKILDATLEVLAEVGAAGLTMDLVAARAGAGKATIYRRWTSKTELVIDAVAHMKRNQVDLEHLPDTGTLRGDLLGLFKPQSLEESERRLEIMTGLASLLSQEQALAEAANAAVVQPWAEAHFALMQRAAARGEISASADIGTLSQVIPSMAAYRTLVQRKPFDLAFLVSMVDGVIMPALRNQPSDVKSPSPRRAASVRTRSKP
- a CDS encoding VOC family protein — translated: MTVSVTNHLNFRGDARAALEFYHSVFGGDITIVTYKDAQNVQAPSEADQVMWGQVVAKNGFRVMAYDVPSRMPWEQGKNAFFVSVRGDSAAEIAALWEKLSAGATIAQPLAPSGWTPLYGMLEDRFGITWVVDVATEYKPS
- a CDS encoding SDR family NAD(P)-dependent oxidoreductase; amino-acid sequence: MTQSFGATSTTDEVLEGRDLGGKRILVTGVSAGLGVETARALVAHGAHVVGTARNLEKAESATRGVRAASAGSGRLELMELDLASLASVRRCADDLRRQGKPFDVLIANAGVMACPFGLTEDGFELQFGTNHLGHFVLVNRIASLLRAGSRVVSLSSSGHRYADVYLDDPHFERTHYEPFVAYGRSKTANVLFAVELDRRLRERGARATAVHPGVIETELGRHLPDDALSTFVAQTNAVLAARGERPFALKTIPQGAATSVWAGVVAEADEVGGRYCENCHVTARVTLDPIDPISEGVRPYALDLDRAAALWSKSEALVRERF
- a CDS encoding DUF389 domain-containing protein, translating into MAASSEQPIRDLIAGVQDRIAAAFGIEPADREQTVAAMLHRGREAAGYWLQLLLAMGIATLGLILGSTAAVIGAMLISPLMSPIVELGMGLATGSPLLVMRSFARTAVSIAVVIACATALTLAMPFTEETPEIAARTAPTALDLLIAIFCAIAAAYTTVRAGSDKISTAAGTAIGISLVPPLCVVGYGIGTTTSRIAGGAALLFTANFCAILLVAVLCFLLVGYGLVGIGALERAELAHPDDDTAIRKVARALQSVFISKYGPALRVLMPLLLVAAVYAPLRRALIEVTWEVRSRAAIQKMFASLPQAAVRSSVTLEHHTVIVRLVTLGRAEDAAKLERELADKIADATGVVPTVDVIAVPDATALEAVAMALDAKEVAVAAPAPGLDVGRVRDDLSGAIARAWPTPAGPLLRWRIVFPESGPLTLELVHAGSALGEAGTMLLGQAIAKDIGAEVAVRDVPISLEPIVAEPGAGLTWLSAALRALQPVDDLEPLWGCVEVPKPPKGGPSKDTEAITAALRATPAFREGRMHLGEGPRWRAVVATSPCSRPAEPLPDGGAPK
- a CDS encoding alpha/beta hydrolase family protein → MRLLESILLAVVAATLLSTLSLGQKRPRPTLGLCALGALIALLQAALEGARWQIVPAQALLVLVAVAALLSFRRPAEDARKRKRWPRLLAITLGLLILASSAALAFVLPVFSLESPTGPHAVGVSTFEWTDSSRPEVRSTDPSARRALVVKLWYPATPPPGAEPARYLDPRVAAGIAGGLRLPGFVLGHLALVSTHSVPGAPLAPSDAPFPVLLFSHGLRMHSDLSQFQAEELASHGYVVVGINHTYDAAFTLFRDGTSVTFDAWEHMGSQKDMDKYISQRLPVWVEDARFVLDRLAALKDEDPRFAGRLDLTRVGHFGHSMGGAAALAALAADPRFRAGLNLDGALFGVSADAKPSQPFMLVTGEKLKATDRQLQRMGMTRADFDGFVADMEQRWKRSISEPSGPRYRLEMQSAGHMELSDASLILTVMPGSMPPRRAHRVVNDYTLAFFDTHLEGAASPLLNGPAVEPTVEFTAFSR
- a CDS encoding calcium/sodium antiporter, producing MTSPWIQLLGGGVLLYFGAEWFVGGASALALALRVPQILVGLTVVAYGTSSPEVIVGVQAARGGHGEVALGNVIGSNIVNIGLILGVAALIKPARVDGALRRRELPMLVVSTLLVPVLLLDGAVRRWEAAGLLLVAIAYTGWMIHAARTASVLAEARADAIAAEAAADAAGAPKPGGALRAAVTAGFGLLILLVGGDLFVDGAVLVAHVLGMSDRLVGLTVVAVGTSLPELVTGAIAARRGHADIAIGNVVGSNIFNVFLCLGAAALAGPVHAPLPTLGLDLAALLVMTALGAAYIRSERTLSRLEGALAVGLYVAFTVVTVVRG
- the nhaA gene encoding Na+/H+ antiporter NhaA, producing MSTESSLGRSPLPVSPPEAWEPLLRFTRLARRPLERFLGIEAASGILLLVAAAVALVWANSPWAESYVHLWHTPLGVRVGAFTFERPLEWVVNDGLMVIFFFVVGMEIRREIHHGELSEWRRAALPAAAALGGMLAPAGLYLIFAGAPATRSGWGVPMATDIAFAVGILTLLGKRVPAALRVLLLALAVIDDLGAIVVIALFYSSGVSSSGLLVAAAGFGGVLAMQRFGVRTKLAYVPPSIVAWAGIYVAGVHPTIAGVLVGLVTPVRAWLGPDGFVVGVREKLEHLAKTSTDTLSSHELAETLRHVDVARREAMSPAESLIETLHPWVAFGIMPVFALANAGVRISGGSLDPTSWRVLTAVAVGLVVGKPIGVLLASWIALRLRLGTLPLGMGLRHLVVLGVVAGVGFTMALFIAQLGFSDASLLAAAKLGVLAASGCAAIGGLVLGRLLLTPVRTAGSAQTADEAESSTEA
- a CDS encoding WD40 repeat domain-containing protein, with amino-acid sequence MGSYDLEGVPRPRAPWASWSRRTRLLACAGLASAGLAGALGARVLLAEPARMALHRGASAWMAAREARAQKAEDGALDRYGADPRQALQFLLLSDDLSFRPGWEKMVRTLARRLKDRPIEPEVIDIGQHVEAVAFSGDGRHAAYVRGEKTVVIVDLDHPDEPRSFNREGRVHSVAMSADGEYVYTVSGDGDVVVQSESGAKARRRLHIPGASSPPVVFSADGRRVAFGDSKPSHSEREHFVRVWDVEGGREIAVLRGHEDSIRAIAWSPDGQRLATASADRTARIWPLDGGNPVVLRGHAQAVSGVAWSPDGQRLVTGAMDSTVQIFRASGERERMLEGHRRRIAHVAWSPAGGRIATSSWDGTLRIWDVRGGGEPFILETDLDTLAMHCSPDGARLFLSSRSTTDARIEVYTIPPHLLRERLRARVGCLPVDMRKKHLEESEDEARRAHEACVREHP
- a CDS encoding phosphatase PAP2 family protein gives rise to the protein MHAPFDVRDNTPADRILGGLLLVTAAALAFPHRPATWPLVLAVHLLLAMLLLARPVRERLLRPVAARAPLAFEILRLWYPLLLIPALYSGLPLLNRSVHGGVYFDQTVLAWEHALFGGQPSQTWARAAPYLWLSEPLHASYLAYFLVIAVPPLLLYLSGRIRAFQEVVVTFALVIAIHQVVFVYFPVAGPRYLFPAPTGGGIEHGCFYRWTHRVLEAGSSQGAAFPSGHVAVSIAQTIACARHLPRLAPVLAVLAVGIGVSTVYGGFHYLVDALVGALVGSVTACAALYGMARTPGGAMRWAWGEEKLRGGGSQSLGSAGVAPSHDC